A segment of the Vibrio aquimaris genome:
GTCTTGCAGAGAAGGTAATGTGAGTGTCATCTTTTCTTGTGCAGCTACAGATTGGCAGAGCATGAATAGTACGATTGCTAACTGACGCATATACCCTTCCTTATAGAAAAAATTATCTGATGCAGCTATTTGTACTTAGCGACGATCTCCTGATATTGAGACTGTTCTGACTCATTTTTCTTATCTTTGACTGCATCTATACCAAGCTGCAGTTTTTCAACTAGTTTATCATCTACTCCTTTGTTGAACGCGTAGTATAATTCACCATCACTTAACACAAATACAGGCTCATAATCATCAGTATTATAACCTTTTTTCCTTAACCACCATTTAGCTACATTTTCTTCATATGCCCATATGTCAATACGGTCTTTGGCGAGTTGATCGGCAATGTTTTCTGGTAGAGAACCTTCATACATCCCATCTCGAGGAACCCCGAGCTCTAACATCAACTGTTCCCCTACATCATCACGTATTACGCCAATTCTGTATTGGACGAAATCTAATGCAGCTTGAATTTTAATACCGCGCGATTTCTTGGCCATCGCAACAATCCGTGTAGTGCTTAGTGGTCCTACCCATTTAAATAAATGTTCACGGAGCCGTGTACGGGTAGTTGCAAATAAAACTGCATCAGGTTTTATTAACGTTGTGCGATAAGCTCTTGCCCATGGCTGAACTTCAATATCATCCAATGTCAGATCGACGCCCTGCGATTTTGCAGCAGCAATGAGCAAATCAATCGAAATACCCTTTTTTTGTCCATCTTGAGTGTAATTGTAAGGAGGGTATTCTTCCGTAAGAAAACGAAGTTCATTCAATTCAACAGCACTTACAGAGAACGGTAGTAACAGCAAGGCAATTGATAATCTCAGTAGTGATTTCATAGTGACCATCAACTAATAAAGGTTTGTCTATTAGTAAACTGTAGAGCTGTATCTATCATTCGTCCAGATTAAGCAACCTCATAGCTTCGCTGCCTGTATATTATGATAAAAGCGGGACGAGCTATGAGTAATAAAAAAGGCCTTTCGGCCCTTTTTATTCATGTATCATCATGAGTTCATTCAGTAAATTGGATAAGTCACTGCCTGTCACACTTCCCGTACTTAAATCAAGTCCACTGAATTGATCTACCACATTTTCCAATTTGATTGACTGATGTTGGCCACTATCTCGTTGAATGACTAGCTCAATATCATTATTGTCAATGTTGGCTGATATATCAGAAAGAAGCTCATCTATAGTTTCACTTCCTACCAACAAATCTGAAACGTTAATTTTGTCTTCGGACACGTGGAAATCAGTTATGATATCTTTACCTCCATCAAGATCGCTTCCCTTCCAAACAAACTGGTCTTGGCCAGATCCCCCCGTTAAAATGTCATCACCCTGCCCACCGATTAATATATCATCACCTTGGCCGCCGAGGAGGATGTCATCTCCAGCGCCACCATCTAGAGTGTCATTACCACCTTGACCATACAAGATGTCATCGCCCAAGCCACCCTGCAAAATATCGTTTTGGTCATTTTGGTGTGAAACATCAAAGTTACTGTAGTTTTGACGCACAAAACTATTGATGCTTTCGCTAGAAACATCGGCTAACGGATCACCCGTTTCTGCAGCAACATACTTTTGGAGAGCAGAAATACCTTGTCCATCAATACTGTCAAAATTGATGAGGTCACCGAACAAGATATCATTGCCATCGCCACCAATAATCTCGTCCTGTCCCTGGTTTAAAGCAACTTCCTGACCCAGAATCGTCTCAGCTAATCTATCTACGTTGATATTGGATACAACCGTCCCATCCGAATCATACTCAGACAAAGTTGCGGCATTAATACCATCTCCAATACCAATAGCTTCAATGGAAGACATGAGTAGCAAAACTTGATACATGTGGCGAGTCTGTATCGTGATTGAATTACTATCACTATATCTAAGGCCATTTGAGTGAGTTAGATTACCCAAGGTCGACCCCGTCAATGGTGATTTAACTGCACCAAAGCTAGAGACGAGCTCTTGTCCTTTATATAACACCGAAGTGCCAATCTGGTAGTCGGATGGTAAAATATCATCCAAGGTGACGACCTCCTTATTAGAGGTATCGAAATCTAGAACCACTTCGTCAAATCGATTTTCATCCAGTTTATGTTTATGGATATAGTTGGGGTTACCATCGGTAATGAAATAGGTGATGTTCTCAGCTTGCTCATTTGTGTTTGCATCAAACCATTCGATTGTAGCATCAAAACTGGCTTCATAATTGGTGTAGCCGCTACCTGAATCCTCAATATCGCCCAATTGAGAAATGAAATCAGCTCGCGCGCTCGGTGAATTCAAGTCAACTGAAATGGTCACCCCCGTACTAGTAGCGAACTCAGTTAAAAGCATATTCACTTTGCCAGTGTTAGGCCCAGAGTTAACAGTGCTATATAATTGATCAAATACCTCAATAATTTCCGACTTCGCTGTTGCTACGCTATTGTGCATACTACCTGAGGTATCTAGGACAAAAGCAATATTATAATCCTGACCTGCTATAATCTGAACTCCCTGTACATCCCCGACAATCAAATCATGAGTGTCGCTTCCTTCAATAACATCATCTCCATGAGAACCAGATCTCATTGCATAATCGACGGGGTCAGGCAGTACATGCAGGTTAATGAACTGGCTTACCGATTCTGAAGTTGCAGGTGCATTATCTTGCGCTGTTGCAATTAACTCAAGTGGATAGTCACCTTCATCTAATACATAAACCTCAAGCCCAGTTAAATCATCAGTCCACGCTGATAAATCAACACTGTTTTTTCCATCCTCTGTTGCAAGAACACTAATGGAGTTACCATTACCATCACGAATGACGGAACCCTCAGGTAAGCCATTTAGCAAAAGTGAAAGCGTTTCTGAGCCATCAGTATCGTTTAAGCTTACCGCAATCTCACTTAATGAGATGTAGCTGTCCTCGAACCCTATATTATTGGCTTTCTCAAGTTTAATATCGTCTAGCAATGCACCGTAGCTATTTGAAGAAGTCTCAGACTCAAAGACGATTTTATAACTGCCGCTCGAAGGCGTCTGGAAGTTTATGTCCTCTGTTTGCCAAGTTAGACTCTGTTTGTCTGTGTAGTCAAATAATACTTCTCGAATCCCATTTTCATCTTCAAGAAATACCGTCATTGGGGAGTCGTTCATTCTGCGAGCGACAACATCAAAAGACAATGTGTAGAATTGACCTGCGTCTGCACTAAATTCCGTAAATAGCTGATCATCACCACGACGTCCTTCTAGTTCGTACAATTGGTTATCACCATCTGAACCACGTCGATAGACACTTTCCTTACCAACCTCGTTGTACTGTCCAGGATTATCAGTACCCCAAGTACCTAACACTCCATCTGCCTGCGTCAATTCGCTGGAAGTCACATCGCCACGCCACGAACGATTAGACAAATCGATGGTGTCAAAGGTGTTCAAAGAGATGACTTCTGGCTCAGATACAGTAATCGTAGGAGCGTCTGTTTGGGCATCGACTTGAACATTGATATCATGATCTTCGATCAACTCATTATCAGCGGTATACCCTTGTACCCTAAGTACAAAGTTTTCATCACTGTTGTTGGGCGGTGTTATGGTAAGTTGCTGTAACTGCTGTACGGTTAACTGCGCCTCTCCATTGGATATAGAAATCGGAGCATTGCCCGATGCTAACACTGCACCTGGCGGTATGTCACTGACTACTAGTTTATCAACTGAACTGTCTTGAGGAAGGCTAATATTGAGAGCAATATTACTGTCTTCAATACCCGCGGAACGTTGTTGTACAGACAAATCAGGAACTTCGCTCACGGCAATAATAGTGGTCGCGATATCTGAATTTTGGCCATAAGAATCGGTCACGTAAAACTTTATTTCACGATCCGTTTCATCAGGGTTTTCGCTGGTATTCTGATATTTAATCCCTTGCAAGAATACTTCAAACTCGGCAGCAGAAGCGCCATCGAGGACATCACTCGTAATAAGGAGGCTCAGACCAGAGGCAGTACTGCTTTGGCTAACTGTAAACCCGGCCATAGGCAACCAAGTAAGCTGGTCTCCGTCATGACGCTGAGTTAATGAAACATGCATAGAGTGGAGGGTATCTTTATCATCAAAGATGTTAGCGTCTGTATCCGCAACAGCAATCGGACCATCACCTTCTGTAAAGTCAGTGATAAAGTCTATATTGGTGTCTTGCTTGGCGACTTTAATAATAAGATCATTATAATCATTATCATCATTAGCATGATCTACTTGATCATCGAAGTAAATGATAGTATCACCGTTATCGTCAAGGGTAGTCCTCATTAGTGACGCTTCATCATGACTTAACAGTACTTCGGCATTACCCTGAATGCTGCCATTGATCATCAATCGACCATCTGAGTTAACCTCAAAAGTTGCATCCGATGGTACACTATCAACTAGATTCGCCCCGTCAGCAATAAGGAAGTATTCAACGTTGTCTAAGCTGTCAAGAGAAGCAAGCACAGGTTCAAAACCACTTTGACGAGAGTCATGAGAATCTGACATCAGAATTTGCAGCTGCTGGGTATCAGACGCTGGATCATAAACATAATAACCAAAGACATTACGGTAACCTGCATCTTCACTAACAAATTCAATCTGGTATTGGCTACCGTCTAAATCTATTAATGGCTTTTCATTGTCTTCAATCGTCGCTTTCGCATTTATCGGGGTTGACTGATGTTCAGTGCTTGCAGCGAGCAAAAATGTCTCATTATTTTCTGAAACTTCATCATCAACGGTTTTAACCGCAACAGAAAACTCGCTTTCACCCGCTGGCAAGTTAAATTCGAACAAACCATTTTGAACAGAGACGATCTGCGTTTGTTCGGGAGAGCCATACGTTATTGTAACTTCACTGCCATCATAATCTTCTGGTGACGATGCTTTTCTCTCTTTTAGCTCTAGTGTGATAGAAGTGTCTGAGCTACTTTGGCTCGAAAGCACTACATTAAAGATGGCATCGCTTCCTTCAGCCACAGTATCTTCACTGACACTTGTTACGATTGGGCGGTCATCATCTAACCCTGTACTACCATCATCGATGATGGTTGATACTTTGGAATCCGAGCCCTGAGCACCTTCCACACCGTTCACGACCAACGCAAAACTCTCAGCTCCCTCATAAATAGGTTGAGCATTATCATCAGTGGTGTGCACTGTCACACGAACCTCGGTCACTCCAGCAGGTACAACAAGGTCGCCATTATCAGCAATTGAGATAGACTGCCAGCCTTGCCCATCGTGATAGGCCGCATCCATATTACTGATATCAGACGCATCCGTTTCTGAATGAGAAACCAATAGGTTCACTGTCACCGCTTGCGCTGTAGTTTTGCTTAGCGACAACGTAAACTCTGCGCCAGAGCCCTCACTCACATCACCTCCTCCCGAGACCGACACGAGAGGGATATCGACGTTATTAATCACACCAGACGCGTTTTCTCCTCCAACAACCAAGGTGTAATCTTCAGCATGCTCGTACACACCATCCAGCACGGTTGGGATCACAACAGAGAACGCATTTATACCGACAGGTACTACTAATTGTTGATGAACCGCATCATAGGTAACACCATGCGTAAACACCGCTTGACTCAAATCAACATCTGCACTGTCAGCAGTATCGGTGTTAGGTTGACCAAACGTCACACTGTATCGCGTTTCTTGAAGGACGCCTTCCTCCAAACTCACCTGATAAACAAGGTTGTCCCCTTCGGTCACCGTCTCATCAAGCATCGACACCGAGCTCACCGCCACATCCTGAGGAAGCGGGTTCACCACTATCGATACTGTGGCCTCAGAGTAACCACCTTTGTCATCTGTGATCACATAATCAAAGCTGGTTTCACCGACAAAACTGTCTTCCAAGTCGATATAAACAACACCATTTTCAATGCGTGCTTGCGCATTATTCACATCAGACACATGAGTAATGCGAATGTTGTCGCCATTAGGGTCAACATCATTACCCAGCAACTCAGTGACTGGGATCTCTAAAACCTCACCTTGATTGGCCGCATAAGCACCCTCTCCTGATGCTTTAAAACCCGTTAAGAAATAATCTGAGGAGTCGCTACCACGCGCTGGAGTATTGGTGAAGTCAAGCGCTTCAAACACAACGCTATCAAAAGCAACCCCACCTAAATCCTCTTCATCAAAATGGTAAGTGCCTTGGTTATTGCCTTCATTCGCCACAAAGGTGCCACTGGCAACAGGGTTATCGCCAAGATAAGCCACCCATTTCCCTTGCTCGTGATTCCCACTTCCTCCCTCATCTTTAAACAAGTTCGAGATTTCAAAACTGAATTCTGTTGCAGGCTTGTCCAGTGAAACGGTTAACTGCTCTGACTCCCCATCTTCTCGGTTATATTGGATCTGAGCCCCTGGTCCACCGTTTTCATCACCAGATACGCCGCGTTTTACACCGCTTTCGGTGGTGATGGTTTTCTCTTGACCTTGATAACTCGCGCTCACACTCACCCCATCGTGTGACCAAGAACTGGAGTTAAATGTGCCTAATGCCACATCAAAACCAACGGGGTCATCCGCTGCGATAGGCGCCGCGTTTCCTTCAACTAAGGTCACCGTGTGCTCATCACTGTAGTTGCCATCACTGTCTACAGCACGATAATCAAATGTATCGCTGGAAGAGGCTTCTAAATAACGAAGCTCCCAGTTACCTGGCCCCTCTGTGGTGACAATAACAGACTCAATTTCTCGTCCCTCTGGCGCGTCAATGGTGGCCACATGGAACAAATCTGTATTGCCTGAGGTCTCTTTGGTCACCGGAACGTCAATCACTGAGCCATCGTCTAATACCGCCTGCACAATCGCGGTCGTTTCATGGCTATGGCCATCTTCAAACCATCCGCCCAATCCATCTAGACCAAGTTCAATTGAAGTTGAAGGGCGGTCACTCAAGTCAATCGTGATGGTTTCGCCTTGCTGTATACCACCATCGTCACCAACACCGAGTCCATACCCAATATGGCTGGCCCCTGCAAAGTACTGAGTAAGTGGCTGACTCGCAGAGGTAATGGTAATTGCATCGCCATTATCAAACTGCATCACTCGCTGAGCTGGGTTGCCTTCAACAGCTTCACCCCAGTTTAGGAACGTGCTTTGACTTGCATTGCCATCCATCCCTTCTGGCGCTTGCTTAACACCAAGCACAAACCCTGTGGATTCACTGTCATTCTCGTAACGAATAAGGTTTGGATCACTGAAGACGGTACCTTGCTGAAGGGCCTCACCATTGGCTGAAAATGTCGTGACATCACTGGCCTCAATCAACTGATTATCGTAGTAGAGCTGCCCTGATTGAGGGAGCTCTGTGATCACCACACCCACCGACGTGTTGCTTGCATCATCTTCATCATCTGAAATATGGTCTTGCGCGACGTCGTTGCTATCGAAGACAATACCCGCGTGACCATTGGCATCCAATGCTACACTAAAGTCTTCTGCTTGAGGCGGGTTATCGGCAAAGTCCAGAATCGTTGCACTGGCGCTCGCTGACGTTCCTAGTACTGTATTTTGCCCTGCTGCTACAGAGAGAGTGAAGCTCTCATCACCTTCGTAAGCCGTATCCTGCGCCGTTACTACCCTTACATTGACCGAATCAGAGCCGGCAGGCACTCCAATTTCCCCAGAAGCTGGCACATCCTGCCATACTCCATTCGTATCTTGATATTGATAAGCAGCGATATCTTGAGCTGAGGTATCACCTTGTTCCAAAGTCAGTACGAAGGAAACCGCAGAGGTTGCCGTATTTGAGAGTAGAACAGTGAAGTGCGCCGTATCACCTTCTGCAATCTCTCCCCCTCCTGTAATGGAAACAGCTGGGCGGTCTGAATCATCGGTAATCGTACCTGCGCCTGACTCAGTGACAGTAAAACTCTCACCGCCCACCGTTGCTGTCGCCCGAGCGTCTAGGTTAAAGGTTTCTGACCCTTCAAAAATCGTATCATCTGAAGTTTGTACCGACACCTGAATGTCACTGGCATTACCCGGTATGGTGTACGAACCATCATTATTCGCCGCCGCGGTATAACTTGTTCCCTCGACCTTGTAGGTCACACTCAGTGGGTTCGAAGCAAAGTCCGCTAACTCAGCGCTTTGTCCATCGACATCGATCGTGAATTCATAACGAACATCACCATCCACTTCATTCGACAGAGCCACATCAAACAGCGCTGCCTGTCCTTCTACTACCGTCTCTGTGCTGACCGACAAGGTTGGTGTGTCGGCA
Coding sequences within it:
- a CDS encoding substrate-binding periplasmic protein — protein: MKSLLRLSIALLLLPFSVSAVELNELRFLTEEYPPYNYTQDGQKKGISIDLLIAAAKSQGVDLTLDDIEVQPWARAYRTTLIKPDAVLFATTRTRLREHLFKWVGPLSTTRIVAMAKKSRGIKIQAALDFVQYRIGVIRDDVGEQLMLELGVPRDGMYEGSLPENIADQLAKDRIDIWAYEENVAKWWLRKKGYNTDDYEPVFVLSDGELYYAFNKGVDDKLVEKLQLGIDAVKDKKNESEQSQYQEIVAKYK
- a CDS encoding Ig-like domain-containing protein — protein: MSVEKLIVAGNLAAGETIVIERDGSVRLLDGSGTVESGELVLSNPNPSEPNLNIGLADDGNDIQDITSEIDEILAALEEGQDPTELGDEFATAAGGQVGSGPSGIESILRTAEITTPGTDYETSGIFSQFGLTTTQSLTLLNQFQAFQQAPPFTDTNSNPIGDDLSFVTNEDTSVSGQVFATDPNPDDILAFSVTSQPLNGSVELNSVSGTWTYVPNTNFDGNDTFIITVDDGNGGTDTLSVDIEVVPIPEVSLIGPSSLNEGENANYVIEFDKPSTQVTNITLSISTSTAELEDLTAVTVTTADGTIISVGPDGTIEVPIGITSLDVSVGTLNDTVFEGNETFQVSVTSGFGTLGDGEQNTVILDNDTPTLSVSTETVVEGQAALFDVALSNEVDGDVRYEFTIDVDGQSAELADFASNPLSVTYKVEGTSYTAAANNDGSYTTPGNASDIQVSVQTSDDTIFEGSETFNLDARASATVGGESFTVTDSGTGTITDNRDGANNADTPTLSVSGDTVVEGQAALFDVALSNEVDGDVRYEFTIDVDGQSAEWADFASNPLSVTYKLGETSFNAAANGDGSYTIPGNASDIQVSVQTSDDTIFEGSETFNLDARASATVGGESFTVTDSGTGTITDNRDGANNADTPTLSVSTETVVEGQAALFDVALSNEVDGDVRYEFTIDVDGQSAELADFASNPLSVTYKVEGTSYTAAANNDGSYTIPGNASDIQVSVQTSDDTIFEGSETFNLDARATATVGGESFTVTDSGAGTITDDRDGMNNADTPTLSVSTETVVEGQAALFDVALSNEVDGDVRYEFTIDVDGQSAEWADFASNPLSVTYKVGETSFNAAANGDGSYTIPGNASDIQVSVQTSDDTIFEGSETFNLDARASATVGGESFTVTDSGAGTITDDRDGMNNADTPTLSVSTETVVEGQAALFDVALSNEVDGDVRYEFTIDVDGQSAELADFASNPLSVTYKVEGTSYTAAANNDGSYTIPGNASDIQVSVQTSDDTIFEGSETFNLDARVSATVGGESFTVTDSGAGTITDDRDGMNNADTPTLSVSTETVVEGQAALFDVALSNDVDGDVRYEFTIDVDGQSAELADFASNPLSVTYKVEGTSYTAAANNDGSYTIPGNASDIQVSVQTSDDTIFEGSETFNLDARVSATVGGESFTVTDSGAGTITDDRDGMNNADTPTLSVSTETVVEGQAALFDVALSNEVDGDVRYEFTIDVDGQSAELADFASNPLSVTYKVEGTSYTAAANNDGSYTIPGNASDIQVSVQTSDDTIFEGSETFNLDARVSATVGGESFTVTDSGAGTITDDRDGMNNADTPTLSVSTETVVEGQAALFDVALSNEVDGDVRYEFTIDVDGQSAELADFASNPMSVTYKVGETSFNAAANGDGSYTIPGNASDIQVSVQTSDDTIFEGSETFNLDARVSATVGGESFTVTDSGAGTITDDRDGMNNADTPTLSVSTETVVEGQAALFDVALSNEVDGDVRYEFTIDVDGQSAELADFASNPLSVTYKVEGTSYTAAANNDGSYTIPGNASDIQVSVQTSDDTIFEGSETFNLDARVSATVGGESFTVTDSGAGTITDDRDGMNNADTPTLSVSTETVVEGQAALFDVALSNEVDGDVRYEFTIDVDGQSAELADFASNPLSVTYKVEGTSYTAAANNDGSYTIPGNASDIQVSVQTSDDTIFEGSETFNLDARATATVGGESFTVTESGAGTITDDSDRPAVSITGGGEIAEGDTAHFTVLLSNTATSAVSFVLTLEQGDTSAQDIAAYQYQDTNGVWQDVPASGEIGVPAGSDSVNVRVVTAQDTAYEGDESFTLSVAAGQNTVLGTSASASATILDFADNPPQAEDFSVALDANGHAGIVFDSNDVAQDHISDDEDDASNTSVGVVITELPQSGQLYYDNQLIEASDVTTFSANGEALQQGTVFSDPNLIRYENDSESTGFVLGVKQAPEGMDGNASQSTFLNWGEAVEGNPAQRVMQFDNGDAITITSASQPLTQYFAGASHIGYGLGVGDDGGIQQGETITIDLSDRPSTSIELGLDGLGGWFEDGHSHETTAIVQAVLDDGSVIDVPVTKETSGNTDLFHVATIDAPEGREIESVIVTTEGPGNWELRYLEASSSDTFDYRAVDSDGNYSDEHTVTLVEGNAAPIAADDPVGFDVALGTFNSSSWSHDGVSVSASYQGQEKTITTESGVKRGVSGDENGGPGAQIQYNREDGESEQLTVSLDKPATEFSFEISNLFKDEGGSGNHEQGKWVAYLGDNPVASGTFVANEGNNQGTYHFDEEDLGGVAFDSVVFEALDFTNTPARGSDSSDYFLTGFKASGEGAYAANQGEVLEIPVTELLGNDVDPNGDNIRITHVSDVNNAQARIENGVVYIDLEDSFVGETSFDYVITDDKGGYSEATVSIVVNPLPQDVAVSSVSMLDETVTEGDNLVYQVSLEEGVLQETRYSVTFGQPNTDTADSADVDLSQAVFTHGVTYDAVHQQLVVPVGINAFSVVIPTVLDGVYEHAEDYTLVVGGENASGVINNVDIPLVSVSGGGDVSEGSGAEFTLSLSKTTAQAVTVNLLVSHSETDASDISNMDAAYHDGQGWQSISIADNGDLVVPAGVTEVRVTVHTTDDNAQPIYEGAESFALVVNGVEGAQGSDSKVSTIIDDGSTGLDDDRPIVTSVSEDTVAEGSDAIFNVVLSSQSSSDTSITLELKERKASSPEDYDGSEVTITYGSPEQTQIVSVQNGLFEFNLPAGESEFSVAVKTVDDEVSENNETFLLAASTEHQSTPINAKATIEDNEKPLIDLDGSQYQIEFVSEDAGYRNVFGYYVYDPASDTQQLQILMSDSHDSRQSGFEPVLASLDSLDNVEYFLIADGANLVDSVPSDATFEVNSDGRLMINGSIQGNAEVLLSHDEASLMRTTLDDNGDTIIYFDDQVDHANDDNDYNDLIIKVAKQDTNIDFITDFTEGDGPIAVADTDANIFDDKDTLHSMHVSLTQRHDGDQLTWLPMAGFTVSQSSTASGLSLLITSDVLDGASAAEFEVFLQGIKYQNTSENPDETDREIKFYVTDSYGQNSDIATTIIAVSEVPDLSVQQRSAGIEDSNIALNISLPQDSSVDKLVVSDIPPGAVLASGNAPISISNGEAQLTVQQLQQLTITPPNNSDENFVLRVQGYTADNELIEDHDINVQVDAQTDAPTITVSEPEVISLNTFDTIDLSNRSWRGDVTSSELTQADGVLGTWGTDNPGQYNEVGKESVYRRGSDGDNQLYELEGRRGDDQLFTEFSADAGQFYTLSFDVVARRMNDSPMTVFLEDENGIREVLFDYTDKQSLTWQTEDINFQTPSSGSYKIVFESETSSNSYGALLDDIKLEKANNIGFEDSYISLSEIAVSLNDTDGSETLSLLLNGLPEGSVIRDGNGNSISVLATEDGKNSVDLSAWTDDLTGLEVYVLDEGDYPLELIATAQDNAPATSESVSQFINLHVLPDPVDYAMRSGSHGDDVIEGSDTHDLIVGDVQGVQIIAGQDYNIAFVLDTSGSMHNSVATAKSEIIEVFDQLYSTVNSGPNTGKVNMLLTEFATSTGVTISVDLNSPSARADFISQLGDIEDSGSGYTNYEASFDATIEWFDANTNEQAENITYFITDGNPNYIHKHKLDENRFDEVVLDFDTSNKEVVTLDDILPSDYQIGTSVLYKGQELVSSFGAVKSPLTGSTLGNLTHSNGLRYSDSNSITIQTRHMYQVLLLMSSIEAIGIGDGINAATLSEYDSDGTVVSNINVDRLAETILGQEVALNQGQDEIIGGDGNDILFGDLINFDSIDGQGISALQKYVAAETGDPLADVSSESINSFVRQNYSNFDVSHQNDQNDILQGGLGDDILYGQGGNDTLDGGAGDDILLGGQGDDILIGGQGDDILTGGSGQDQFVWKGSDLDGGKDIITDFHVSEDKINVSDLLVGSETIDELLSDISANIDNNDIELVIQRDSGQHQSIKLENVVDQFSGLDLSTGSVTGSDLSNLLNELMMIHE